The following are encoded together in the Streptomyces flavofungini genome:
- a CDS encoding GNAT family N-acetyltransferase yields MERTQPQNVRLTPWSEGDFELLVRHNSPEMTAHLGGPETHEKLLDRHRRYLGLDDGRGGRMFRIAAGPEGASAGIVGFWETHHKGEDVWEAGWGVVPEFQGHGIAGTAVRLAVAEARREARHRHLHAFPSVTNPASNGVCRKAGFTLLGEEDMEYPKGHWMRCNDWRLDLTDTTGPGQGQA; encoded by the coding sequence ATGGAGAGAACACAGCCTCAGAATGTCCGGCTCACGCCCTGGTCGGAGGGCGACTTCGAGCTGCTCGTCCGGCACAACTCACCCGAGATGACGGCGCACTTGGGCGGCCCCGAGACGCACGAGAAGCTCCTCGACCGGCACCGCAGGTATCTGGGCCTCGACGACGGCCGCGGGGGCCGGATGTTCCGGATCGCGGCGGGCCCCGAAGGGGCGTCGGCGGGCATCGTCGGCTTCTGGGAGACCCACCACAAGGGCGAGGACGTGTGGGAGGCCGGCTGGGGCGTGGTCCCCGAGTTCCAGGGCCACGGCATCGCGGGCACGGCGGTCCGCCTGGCGGTGGCCGAGGCCCGCCGCGAGGCCCGCCACCGCCACCTGCACGCGTTCCCCTCCGTGACCAACCCGGCGTCCAACGGCGTGTGCCGCAAGGCGGGCTTCACACTGCTCGGCGAGGAGGACATGGAGTACCCGAAGGGGCACTGGATGCGGTGCAACGACTGGCGCCTCGACCTGACGGACACGACGGGGCCGGGACAGGGTCAGGCGTAG
- a CDS encoding SDR family NAD(P)-dependent oxidoreductase — protein sequence MSAAATPRKPGIAIVTGASGGIGAATARGLAAAGYRVVLTARRKDRIEALAAELTEAGHSATAYELDVTDRAAVDTFATAFREIAVLVNNAGGALGADPVSTGDPADWRQMYETNVIGTLNVTQALLPALTASGDGTVVVVSSTAGHGTYEGGGGYVAAKHAEHVLAETLRLEIVGTPVRVIEVAPGMVKTEGFALTRFGGDEEKAAKVYAGVAEPLTADDVADTITWAVTRPPHVNIDLLVVRPRAQASNTKVHREQR from the coding sequence ATGTCCGCCGCCGCAACGCCCCGCAAGCCCGGCATCGCCATCGTCACGGGTGCCAGCGGCGGCATCGGCGCGGCCACGGCCCGCGGCCTCGCGGCGGCCGGGTACCGGGTCGTCCTGACGGCCCGCCGCAAGGACCGCATCGAGGCGCTCGCGGCGGAGCTGACGGAGGCCGGGCACAGCGCCACGGCGTACGAGCTCGACGTCACCGACCGCGCGGCCGTCGACACCTTCGCGACGGCGTTCCGCGAGATCGCGGTCCTGGTGAACAACGCGGGCGGCGCGCTCGGCGCCGACCCCGTCTCGACCGGCGACCCGGCGGACTGGCGCCAGATGTACGAGACGAACGTCATCGGCACCCTGAACGTCACCCAGGCCCTGCTCCCCGCCCTCACCGCGAGCGGCGACGGCACCGTGGTCGTCGTCTCGTCCACGGCGGGCCACGGCACGTACGAGGGCGGCGGGGGCTACGTCGCCGCCAAGCACGCCGAGCACGTCCTCGCCGAGACCCTCCGCCTGGAGATCGTCGGCACCCCGGTCCGCGTGATCGAGGTCGCCCCCGGCATGGTCAAGACCGAGGGCTTCGCGCTGACCCGCTTCGGCGGCGACGAGGAGAAGGCCGCGAAGGTCTACGCGGGCGTGGCCGAGCCCCTCACCGCGGACGACGTGGCGGACACGATCACCTGGGCGGTGACCCGCCCGCCGCACGTCAACATCGACCTCCTCGTGGTCCGCCCCCGCGCCCAGGCGTCCAACACGAAGGTCCACCGGGAGCAGCGATGA
- a CDS encoding RtcB family protein → MSYVEMPGANVPIRMWADPKTVEGAAMQQLRNVATLPWIKGLAVMPDVHYGKGATVGSVIALQGAVCPAAVGVDIGCGMSAVKTSLTAADLPDDLSRLRSKIEQAIPVGRGMHEDPVDPGRFHGVPTAGWDDFWGRFDGVADAVKFRQERAVKQMGTLGSGNHMIEFCLDESGSVWLMLHSGSRNIGKELAEHHIGVARDLPHNQGLVDRDLAVFVADTPQMAAYRSDLYWAQEYAKHNRTLMMALFKDVVRKEFKKAAPSFEQEISCHHNYVAEERYDGMDLLVTRKGAIRAGSGEYGIIPGSMGTSSYIVKGLGNEAAFNSASHGAGRRMSRNAAKRRFTVQDLEQQTQGVECRKDSGVLDEIPAAYKSIERVMESQRDLVEAVAKLKQVICVKG, encoded by the coding sequence ATGTCGTACGTAGAGATGCCCGGGGCGAACGTCCCCATCCGGATGTGGGCGGACCCCAAGACGGTCGAGGGCGCCGCGATGCAGCAGCTGCGGAACGTCGCCACGCTGCCGTGGATCAAGGGCCTTGCCGTCATGCCGGACGTCCACTACGGCAAGGGTGCGACGGTCGGCTCCGTCATCGCCCTGCAGGGCGCGGTGTGCCCGGCGGCGGTCGGCGTCGACATCGGCTGCGGGATGTCGGCGGTCAAGACGTCGCTGACGGCCGCCGACCTGCCGGACGACCTGTCGCGACTGCGGTCGAAGATCGAGCAGGCTATTCCGGTGGGGCGGGGGATGCATGAGGACCCCGTCGACCCTGGGCGGTTTCACGGGGTGCCGACGGCAGGCTGGGACGACTTCTGGGGGCGGTTCGACGGGGTCGCGGATGCGGTCAAATTCCGTCAGGAGCGAGCCGTTAAGCAGATGGGGACGCTTGGGTCCGGGAATCATATGATCGAGTTCTGTCTCGATGAGTCTGGTTCGGTCTGGCTGATGCTGCACTCCGGATCGCGGAACATCGGTAAGGAGCTGGCGGAGCATCACATCGGTGTGGCCCGCGACCTGCCGCACAACCAGGGCCTGGTGGACCGTGACCTGGCGGTGTTCGTCGCGGACACCCCGCAGATGGCGGCCTACCGGAGCGACTTGTACTGGGCGCAGGAGTACGCGAAGCACAACCGCACGCTCATGATGGCGCTCTTCAAGGACGTGGTGCGCAAGGAGTTCAAGAAGGCCGCGCCGAGCTTCGAGCAAGAGATCTCCTGCCACCACAACTACGTGGCGGAGGAGCGGTACGACGGCATGGACCTGCTGGTCACCCGTAAGGGGGCGATCCGCGCGGGCTCCGGTGAATACGGCATCATCCCCGGCTCGATGGGCACCAGCTCGTACATCGTGAAGGGGCTCGGCAATGAGGCGGCCTTCAACTCCGCGTCGCATGGTGCGGGGCGGCGGATGAGCCGCAATGCCGCGAAGCGCCGCTTCACGGTGCAGGATCTGGAACAGCAGACCCAAGGCGTGGAGTGCCGCAAGGACTCGGGCGTCCTGGATGAGATTCCGGCTGCGTACAAGTCGATCGAGCGGGTGATGGAGAGCCAGCGCGACCTCGTCGAGGCCGTGGCCAAGCTGAAGCAGGTCATCTGCGTCAAGGGCTGA
- a CDS encoding DUF3558 domain-containing protein: MQRRVYVPGAAALLVALLAGCTGSSGSGAGDDGKSGDSGSSTAAAEPGKYRTLPEPCGAVDGSTLDSMLPGIKDIEDAKQREKAYAGSATVTYDTDRRVGCRWKVESADATHHLLVNFERVVSYDGTVSDDTRAQELYRSKLREAGIQEPPPSGSDEDDDTEEPEGSGGSGVSDAPKGSGKPGSSDKSDDSGESSDSGDSEGSPRAQGAPAAAHASAKKGDGAATDAEPDGGAAADESTPAGYEPRTLDDLGDEAFLDDVLTTAASATRQRTVTVVFRTSNVIVTVAYDEQPARRTEVPDSKEMQDNARELAENLVDRFDG; encoded by the coding sequence GTGCAGCGGAGGGTCTACGTACCGGGCGCAGCCGCGCTTCTCGTGGCGCTGCTCGCCGGCTGCACCGGCAGCTCGGGGTCCGGTGCGGGCGACGACGGCAAGTCCGGCGACTCCGGCAGCTCCACGGCGGCCGCCGAGCCCGGCAAGTACCGCACGCTGCCCGAGCCCTGCGGCGCGGTCGACGGCTCGACGCTCGACTCGATGCTGCCGGGCATCAAGGACATCGAGGACGCCAAGCAGCGCGAGAAGGCGTACGCGGGCTCCGCCACGGTGACGTACGACACGGACCGGCGCGTGGGCTGCCGCTGGAAGGTCGAGTCTGCGGACGCCACCCACCACCTGCTCGTGAACTTCGAGCGCGTGGTGTCGTACGACGGGACGGTCAGCGACGACACCCGGGCGCAGGAGCTGTACCGGTCGAAGCTGCGGGAGGCGGGCATCCAGGAGCCGCCGCCCTCGGGGTCGGACGAGGACGACGACACGGAGGAGCCCGAGGGCTCGGGAGGCTCCGGGGTCTCCGACGCCCCCAAGGGTTCCGGCAAGCCGGGCAGCTCGGACAAATCAGACGACTCCGGTGAATCCAGCGACTCCGGTGACTCAGAGGGCTCGCCGCGCGCGCAGGGCGCCCCCGCCGCCGCCCATGCCTCCGCCAAGAAGGGCGACGGCGCCGCGACCGACGCTGAGCCCGACGGCGGCGCCGCAGCGGACGAGAGCACCCCCGCCGGATACGAGCCGCGCACCCTGGACGACCTCGGCGACGAGGCGTTCCTGGACGATGTGCTGACCACCGCCGCGTCGGCGACCCGGCAGCGGACCGTGACTGTGGTGTTCCGCACGTCGAACGTGATCGTCACGGTGGCGTACGACGAGCAGCCGGCCCGCAGGACCGAGGTGCCCGACTCCAAGGAAATGCAGGACAACGCGCGCGAGCTGGCGGAAAACCTGGTCGACAGGTTCGACGGCTGA